A window from Vigna angularis cultivar LongXiaoDou No.4 chromosome 7, ASM1680809v1, whole genome shotgun sequence encodes these proteins:
- the LOC108336242 gene encoding plant UBX domain-containing protein 4 isoform X2, whose protein sequence is MEGEKENTDGNAAAMVHSFCEITSSSKEEALFFLESHNFDLDAAVSTFFDNAHNPIIIPQNDDVVPNPNPNAAVTSPPSDSHSPDFYPSRSPSHSPTPSPSRAPYELRSRRSLGKKPSSSRQDFQPDEYYTGGENSGMLVRDPSKGNNSVDEIFEHAREVAVDPPPENPRNSSSFSGAARLLSGETVPYVSQRLEEVVHTVTFWRNGFSVNDGPLRSLDDPQNAPFLESIKKSVCPKELEPADRRTAVHVNLTRRDEDYPEPVKPRHLPFQGVGRTLGGPSSSSDEATQTTGASLTTAPLPTLGLVVDESQPVTSIQLRLADGTRMVSRFNHHHTIRDVRAFIDASRPGGVRNYQLQAMGFPPKQLIDWDQSIEQAGIANSVVIQKL, encoded by the exons ATGGAAGGTGAGAAAGAGAACACCGATGGTAACGCCGCAGCCATGGTACACTCTTTCTGTGAAATTACTTCTTCTTCCAAAGAAGAAGCGCTTTTCTTTCTCGAAAGCCATAATTTTGACCTAGATGCCGCTGTTTCCACCTTCTTTGATAATGCCCATAACCCTATAATCATCCCTCAAAACGACGACGTTGTTCCAAACCCCAACCCCAACGCAGCCGTCACTTCCCCTCCATCCGATTCTCATTCTCCGGATTTTTACCCTTCGCGGTCACCATCGCATTCGCCGACTCCGTCACCGTCGCGTGCGCCCTACGAGCTCCGATCGCGTAGGTCTCTGGGCAAGAAACCTTCTTCCAGCCGCCAAG ATTTCCAACCCGACGAGTACTACACTGGCGGGGAGAATAG TGGGATGCTTGTTCGAGATCCTTCCAAAGGGAACAACAGTGTGGATGAAATTTTCGAACATGCTCGGGAAGTTGCTGTTGATCCGCCTCCTGAGAACCCTCGAAATTCTTCAAGTTTCAGTGGCGCGGCGAGGTTGCTTTCTGGTGAGACTGTGCCGTATGTTTCTCAGCGTTTAGAGGAAGTTGTACACACTGTCACGTTTTGGAGGAATGGGTTCTCTGTCAACGATGGCCCTTTGAGGAGTCTGGATGATCCACAAAATGCGCCATTTCTCGAG AGCATAAAGAAGTCTGTGTGTCCCAAAGAGCTTGAACCAGCTGATCGAAGGACCGCTGTCCATGTCAACCTCACAAGGCGGGATGAAGACTATCCA GAACCGGTGAAGCCACGCCATCTTCCTTTCCAGGGTGTTGGAAGAACCTTAGGTGGCCCCAGCTCCAGCAGCGACGAAGCTACTCAAACAACTGGTGCTTCGCTTACTACTGCTCCACTGCCAACATTGGGGTTAGTGGTAGACGAGTCACAGCCAGTAACATCAATCCAGCTGAGGTTAGCCGATGGCACACGCATGGTTTCTCGCTTCAATCACCACCATACAATCAGAGATGTTCGTGCATTCATTGATGCATCAAGACCTGGGGGAGTGAGAAATTACCAACTGCAAGCAATGGGTTTTCCTCCTAAACAACTCATTGATTGGGACCAGTCTATTGAGCAAGCTGGGATAGCCAATTCAGTTGTAATCCAGAAGTTGTAG
- the LOC108336242 gene encoding plant UBX domain-containing protein 4 isoform X1 has protein sequence MEGEKENTDGNAAAMVHSFCEITSSSKEEALFFLESHNFDLDAAVSTFFDNAHNPIIIPQNDDVVPNPNPNAAVTSPPSDSHSPDFYPSRSPSHSPTPSPSRAPYELRSRRSLGKKPSSSRQGKIRTLGDLKHSSRDSDSDSDPDFQPDEYYTGGENSGMLVRDPSKGNNSVDEIFEHAREVAVDPPPENPRNSSSFSGAARLLSGETVPYVSQRLEEVVHTVTFWRNGFSVNDGPLRSLDDPQNAPFLESIKKSVCPKELEPADRRTAVHVNLTRRDEDYPEPVKPRHLPFQGVGRTLGGPSSSSDEATQTTGASLTTAPLPTLGLVVDESQPVTSIQLRLADGTRMVSRFNHHHTIRDVRAFIDASRPGGVRNYQLQAMGFPPKQLIDWDQSIEQAGIANSVVIQKL, from the exons ATGGAAGGTGAGAAAGAGAACACCGATGGTAACGCCGCAGCCATGGTACACTCTTTCTGTGAAATTACTTCTTCTTCCAAAGAAGAAGCGCTTTTCTTTCTCGAAAGCCATAATTTTGACCTAGATGCCGCTGTTTCCACCTTCTTTGATAATGCCCATAACCCTATAATCATCCCTCAAAACGACGACGTTGTTCCAAACCCCAACCCCAACGCAGCCGTCACTTCCCCTCCATCCGATTCTCATTCTCCGGATTTTTACCCTTCGCGGTCACCATCGCATTCGCCGACTCCGTCACCGTCGCGTGCGCCCTACGAGCTCCGATCGCGTAGGTCTCTGGGCAAGAAACCTTCTTCCAGCCGCCAAGGTAAAATTCGAACCCTAGGTGATCTCAAACACTCCTCCCGTGACTCTGATTCTGATTCCGATCCAGATTTCCAACCCGACGAGTACTACACTGGCGGGGAGAATAG TGGGATGCTTGTTCGAGATCCTTCCAAAGGGAACAACAGTGTGGATGAAATTTTCGAACATGCTCGGGAAGTTGCTGTTGATCCGCCTCCTGAGAACCCTCGAAATTCTTCAAGTTTCAGTGGCGCGGCGAGGTTGCTTTCTGGTGAGACTGTGCCGTATGTTTCTCAGCGTTTAGAGGAAGTTGTACACACTGTCACGTTTTGGAGGAATGGGTTCTCTGTCAACGATGGCCCTTTGAGGAGTCTGGATGATCCACAAAATGCGCCATTTCTCGAG AGCATAAAGAAGTCTGTGTGTCCCAAAGAGCTTGAACCAGCTGATCGAAGGACCGCTGTCCATGTCAACCTCACAAGGCGGGATGAAGACTATCCA GAACCGGTGAAGCCACGCCATCTTCCTTTCCAGGGTGTTGGAAGAACCTTAGGTGGCCCCAGCTCCAGCAGCGACGAAGCTACTCAAACAACTGGTGCTTCGCTTACTACTGCTCCACTGCCAACATTGGGGTTAGTGGTAGACGAGTCACAGCCAGTAACATCAATCCAGCTGAGGTTAGCCGATGGCACACGCATGGTTTCTCGCTTCAATCACCACCATACAATCAGAGATGTTCGTGCATTCATTGATGCATCAAGACCTGGGGGAGTGAGAAATTACCAACTGCAAGCAATGGGTTTTCCTCCTAAACAACTCATTGATTGGGACCAGTCTATTGAGCAAGCTGGGATAGCCAATTCAGTTGTAATCCAGAAGTTGTAG